The segment cttaatgtgttttttattattattactattgcTGATTTGTAACACGTAAGTAAATACATCTTTTTCTCCAGCAAACCCACAGCAGAAATCCTGACTGAATATACAAGAAAAGTAGATTTTCTGAAAGGACTTCTTGAGGCAGAGAAACTGGTCAGTGGCAGTATTTTACAAATCCAACACTTTCATGATCATTGTCATTTTCTGTATTATGCACAGAATGTGTTATTGTCACGTTAACATTTATGGCAGTGTTATAAATAGTACTTCATCCTCTGTGTTCCTTATTTGTTATCTGAACTGGACATCCTAAATACCTAAAAACATGAAACTATCAGCTCTTGTTTCTTGAGTTTTTCTCCTGTTCAGTTTTCTGACCTCTTCCCTCTTCTGTGCTCGCTGACAGTCTTCACCAACAGAAAAAGCTTTAGCCAATCAGTTCCTCGCCCCCGGACGAACACCAACGATAGCCAATGAGAGGATGCCTGCCTCTAAAACTGTCCACATGCAGACGAAGGCCCGTTGTACAGGAGAGATGAGGGACGAGCTGCTCGGCACGGTAAGATGAGATTTACACAGTTGAGCTTAAATATCTTGAGATTTACACACTGTAGAAGTAAAAACTGATCGATGACATCTGCATTGTTTTGCTCACTACTAGCCAGCAGTTCATTTACAGTTGGTTTACCATGTAAAATCTGTACATTTGAGACTGTACTTTAGCTTTAAACTAGTGTTGTCAGTTAGTTATATTCTGTTGTCATGCCTCAATTGCTTAAGTCTGGCTTTCCAAATTTTTAAATTTGGTTGGaaaagcaacatttaaaaatactttgGGCCACTCACTCTGTCTATGTTTGTGTCATTGCAGGGGTTGTCAGGCAaaggtaagattttttttttaaattcaaagtcTTAAAGTCATCTTAAATTCAGTATTTTGACtgagaaatgacatcacatattTAAACAAGCTTCTCTCCTGGTAGTGATATTTTAGAATGATGAcgttctcctttcctctctacAGGCACGGCAGAAACAGACTTGCGAAACAGAAGGTAACGCTGCTCGTGTTATTTCTTGTCACAAAGAACTAATGTCcattatactgtatttatttacatataagACTAACATCTAGTGATTGTGTCTGAAAAGTTCAGGCTCATTCCCAGTTTGTTAAATCATGAATGTGTCTCACAGTATcatttcatctgtgtctgtgcacaCTCTCACTCctcactgctaaatgctttTAGTAGGAACCTTTATCATTGTATGTATTGACCGTGcctgcagtaaaataaaaatgctaacCCAGCTGTGCGGCCTTGTGCAGAGGTCTTCCTCTGGATGAGCGTCAGTCGGCTGCAGAGCTGGAGGCCGTCCTGCAGCACCACCACAACCTGCAGGAGAAACTTGCTGATGACATGCTCAACCTGGCCCGAAACTTGAAGAACAACACTCTGGCAGCGCAGAACATCATCAAACAGGACAACCAGGTAACTGGATACACACGTGCAAGAATTACAGTGTTTGTCATACTGTATAAGATCAGGGTTACTAAGGTGTGaaatattagggatgcacgatattggattttttatCCGATATggcgatatgtaacaactcatttggtaGATAGCCgatactgatattgatatatccactttttccccaacTAATTttagtctcttctgtagtggaattaacatcatactATGCATGCATATTCTTACCATGATGgctcatcagcagatggagacatgacatacaatacttttaaatgtacgtaatattcattcattgttcaaattaagaaaaagcatgttggccgattctgataaTGTGCTGATATCGTGCATccatataaaatatgtatttgccA is part of the Epinephelus moara isolate mb chromosome 10, YSFRI_EMoa_1.0, whole genome shotgun sequence genome and harbors:
- the use1 gene encoding vesicle transport protein USE1, which encodes MASRLEINFIRLLSRCESIASEKRGETEWRLEKYVGALEEMLVALRKSLSKPTAEILTEYTRKVDFLKGLLEAEKLSSPTEKALANQFLAPGRTPTIANERMPASKTVHMQTKARCTGEMRDELLGTGLSGKGTAETDLRNRRGLPLDERQSAAELEAVLQHHHNLQEKLADDMLNLARNLKNNTLAAQNIIKQDNQTLSQSMRQADMNFEKLKTESERLEQHTKKSVNWLLWLMLILVSFTFISMILFIRIFPRLR